One genomic region from Thermoleptolyngbya sichuanensis A183 encodes:
- a CDS encoding glycosyltransferase: MPFPLTDPAWIETRDFLKQHARELDAILAPNEFMEFFPGNYHYNITYLLPPSHFDYVVIHKGMVAEIEPPFALEVLRTFQPLFANAVFVVFAKQPPENAPKAAGVHLQPLLNQLAVVEAQQRGKVKPIRYGVTITTYNRPESLGRSLPQIRQLGAPVVIVDDASSPENAAANQRIADEHGVPLIRIPENRGLPNAMNVGIGYWLADPAIDWISYFQDDVDVHPDLFKILEKIQDPVERPILAGRDALEHPTFAKGSIAGYEVLFKRSMPGQHLHAHRDYWAGVMPIPTPYLGAPKPTGGKPGQGADEDWWITAWSPHAIPKRGKYLICVPGLVRSFQITEQGSTWGNISERQEDGQPIIDAALKELAVPAVAKADSVERVERDSRSDPCGNRPPDPPLAEPVLAGLKVLVDGYNLQLTTGTGIRTYAVNLIRALTVLGADVDVLLSRNSNKKDPILDEVLFFDEQDVGGRKLVENLMLVKDLLKSSVPSLYRAWRREAVGEVVLKQGKFTEDFIQLARSYNLPKCYSVANAAFNLFGRSTQVTIPEKIDLWHATFPLPVSIPGAKKVTTIHDLIPLRLPYTTLDNKKDFYNKVKRSLKDSTLTIAVSEHTKKDVLSYFDADPDKIVVTYQPVNIKPLDATPEEIGDFLKRYRLGYQNYLLFVGAIEPKKNVGRLLEAYAALETDLPLVIVGKKAWSFEDDLGRLDYLFDPGTKQDVRLLEYVPGDALRYLYQGAYCFVFPSLYEGFGLPPIEAMTMGCPVVTSSASCLPEVCGPAALYVNPYDVADIQAKLEQILGDRPLRDQLAETGKQVAQNFSLKNYLNRLSAAYLRAIG; the protein is encoded by the coding sequence ATGCCTTTCCCCCTCACCGACCCCGCCTGGATCGAAACCCGCGATTTCCTGAAGCAACACGCCCGCGAACTCGATGCCATCCTTGCGCCAAACGAGTTCATGGAGTTCTTTCCGGGCAACTATCACTACAACATCACCTACCTGCTGCCGCCGTCCCACTTTGACTATGTGGTGATACACAAGGGCATGGTGGCGGAAATCGAGCCGCCCTTTGCGCTGGAGGTGCTGCGGACGTTTCAGCCGCTCTTTGCAAACGCCGTGTTTGTGGTGTTTGCCAAACAGCCGCCGGAAAACGCGCCCAAAGCAGCAGGGGTGCATCTCCAGCCCTTGCTGAACCAGCTTGCGGTGGTGGAGGCGCAGCAGCGGGGCAAGGTAAAGCCGATTCGCTATGGCGTGACGATTACCACCTACAACCGACCGGAGAGCCTGGGGCGATCGCTCCCGCAGATCCGCCAGTTGGGTGCGCCCGTGGTGATTGTGGACGATGCCTCCAGTCCCGAAAACGCCGCCGCCAACCAGCGCATCGCCGACGAACACGGCGTTCCCCTCATCCGCATTCCCGAAAATCGCGGCCTGCCCAACGCCATGAACGTCGGCATCGGCTACTGGCTAGCCGACCCCGCCATCGACTGGATTTCCTACTTCCAGGACGATGTGGACGTGCATCCCGACCTGTTCAAGATTCTGGAGAAAATCCAAGATCCCGTGGAGCGGCCGATTCTGGCGGGGCGTGACGCGCTGGAGCATCCCACCTTTGCCAAAGGCAGCATCGCGGGTTACGAGGTGTTGTTCAAGCGCTCTATGCCAGGGCAACACCTGCACGCCCACCGGGACTATTGGGCCGGGGTCATGCCCATTCCTACGCCGTATCTGGGCGCACCCAAGCCGACGGGCGGCAAGCCGGGCCAGGGCGCAGACGAAGACTGGTGGATTACTGCCTGGTCGCCCCATGCCATTCCCAAGCGGGGCAAGTACCTGATCTGCGTACCCGGACTGGTGCGAAGCTTCCAGATTACGGAGCAGGGGTCTACCTGGGGCAACATCAGCGAGCGGCAGGAAGACGGGCAGCCGATAATAGATGCGGCGCTGAAGGAACTGGCGGTGCCCGCAGTAGCCAAGGCGGATTCAGTGGAACGGGTGGAGCGCGATTCGCGAAGCGATCCCTGCGGGAATCGCCCTCCAGATCCGCCCCTAGCCGAACCCGTCCTCGCCGGCCTGAAAGTTCTCGTTGATGGATATAACCTGCAACTGACCACGGGCACGGGCATCCGCACCTACGCGGTGAACCTGATTCGGGCGCTGACGGTGCTGGGGGCGGATGTGGACGTGCTGCTCAGCCGCAACAGCAACAAAAAAGACCCGATTTTGGACGAGGTGCTGTTCTTTGACGAGCAGGACGTGGGCGGGCGCAAACTGGTAGAAAACCTGATGCTGGTCAAAGACCTGCTGAAATCTTCTGTGCCGTCGCTCTATCGGGCGTGGCGGCGGGAAGCGGTGGGCGAGGTGGTGCTAAAGCAGGGCAAGTTTACCGAAGATTTCATTCAGCTTGCCCGGTCGTACAATTTGCCGAAGTGCTATAGCGTCGCCAATGCGGCGTTTAACCTGTTTGGACGGTCTACTCAGGTGACGATTCCCGAAAAAATCGACCTGTGGCACGCCACGTTTCCTCTGCCCGTCAGCATTCCCGGCGCAAAGAAAGTCACCACGATTCACGACCTGATTCCGCTGCGCCTGCCCTATACGACGCTGGACAACAAGAAGGATTTCTATAACAAGGTGAAGCGATCGCTCAAGGATTCCACCTTGACCATTGCTGTGTCGGAACACACCAAAAAAGATGTGCTGTCTTACTTTGATGCCGACCCCGACAAGATCGTCGTCACCTACCAGCCCGTGAATATCAAGCCGCTAGACGCAACGCCGGAGGAAATCGGCGACTTCCTGAAGCGCTATCGGCTGGGCTATCAGAACTATCTGCTGTTTGTGGGGGCGATCGAACCCAAGAAGAACGTCGGGCGCTTGCTGGAGGCCTATGCCGCGCTGGAAACTGACCTGCCGCTGGTCATCGTCGGCAAAAAGGCCTGGTCCTTTGAGGACGACCTGGGGCGACTGGATTACCTGTTTGACCCCGGCACAAAGCAGGACGTGCGCCTGCTGGAATATGTCCCCGGCGATGCCCTGCGCTATCTGTATCAGGGGGCGTACTGTTTCGTTTTTCCGTCGCTCTACGAAGGCTTTGGGCTGCCGCCGATCGAGGCGATGACGATGGGCTGTCCGGTGGTCACGTCGAGCGCGTCCTGCCTGCCAGAGGTCTGCGGCCCGGCGGCGCTATACGTGAATCCCTACGATGTGGCAGATATTCAGGCCAAGCTGGAGCAAATTTTGGGCGATCGCCCCCTGCGCGACCAGCTTGCCGAAACCGGAAAACAGGTTGCCCAGAACTTTAGCCTGAAGAACTACCTGAATCGACTCAGCGCCGCCTACCTGAGGGCGATCGGCTAA
- a CDS encoding universal stress protein gives MIEKILLADSGTGHTEEMLKSLMEIPTVQAATVTVLHVVPPQVTSDEMVAKWEEGGRVLSQAIQNLKLDSARVTAVLREGEPKDVVLKVADEVDADLIIMGSRGLKRIQSILENSVSQYVFQLASRPMLLVRDDLYVKKINRIMVAMDKSDSAKETLKLAITFLRDIKGGQLVLVHTNPEMKLKPGEIAANPDEDPVLIPAIAEAKKYGISYKTVAPEGKPGERICQLAEDLNVDLLMLGSPDRRPTIAKGLPDLDRLLGQSLSDYVRVYAPCPVLLVRIPNP, from the coding sequence ATGATCGAGAAAATTTTGCTGGCAGATTCTGGCACTGGGCATACCGAGGAAATGCTCAAGAGCCTAATGGAAATCCCAACTGTTCAGGCGGCGACGGTGACTGTGCTGCACGTCGTCCCACCGCAGGTCACCTCCGATGAGATGGTAGCCAAGTGGGAAGAGGGCGGCCGGGTTTTGTCGCAGGCGATCCAAAATCTGAAGCTCGATTCGGCGCGGGTGACGGCAGTGCTGCGGGAGGGCGAACCCAAGGACGTAGTGCTAAAGGTGGCGGATGAAGTGGATGCCGACCTGATCATCATGGGATCTCGCGGCCTGAAGCGGATTCAGTCGATTCTGGAAAATTCCGTCAGCCAGTACGTGTTTCAGCTAGCTTCGCGGCCAATGCTGCTGGTGCGGGATGATCTCTACGTCAAGAAAATCAACCGCATCATGGTAGCAATGGACAAGTCCGACTCGGCAAAGGAAACGCTGAAGCTGGCCATTACCTTCCTGCGCGACATCAAGGGCGGGCAACTGGTGCTAGTGCATACCAACCCAGAGATGAAGCTCAAGCCGGGTGAAATTGCGGCGAACCCAGACGAAGATCCGGTGCTCATTCCGGCGATCGCCGAAGCCAAAAAATACGGCATTTCCTACAAAACCGTCGCCCCCGAAGGCAAACCTGGCGAACGCATCTGTCAGCTTGCGGAAGACCTGAACGTAGACCTGCTGATGCTCGGTTCGCCCGATCGCCGCCCCACCATCGCCAAGGGATTGCCCGATCTGGATCGGCTGCTGGGGCAGTCGCTGTCGGACTATGTGCGGGTGTATGCGCCATGCCCCGTGCTGCTGGTGCGAATCCCGAATCCGTAG
- a CDS encoding potassium channel family protein produces the protein MKPRIIVCGLGRAGYKIFCLLKQQGAAVVGINSRPLAQAEQGGADIIVGDMRSAAILLEAGVQEAHTLVLASSDDAQNLAVLTQARVLNPRIRIINRLFNTSLGDRLDHTLPDHVSMSVAALAAPVFAFAAMGSRAIGQLRLFDQVWPMREEFIDETHPWLGRPLSELWEDRSRMLIYYLPENSRMDLVSGVVHGQLLQWGDRLIVATKPEAQVSGRSLSETLLVWGNHLRQFQQHVRPTVMAILLLLAAILGATLLYTEHVRADFIDALYFSVGMITGAGGNEGVAEGAQPEIKLFTVSMMLIGTGVVGICYALLNDLVLGTRLRQLWQSAPIPRRNHYIVCGLGGVGIQTVRQLHASGGRVVVIEKDPGNRFLSAVRSLRVPVILGDASLACTLQDAHIASARALIAVTSDDVANLEIALTAKGIAPRISVIVRNQDPQFAPLAEQVFDFEAVLSPADLAAPSFAAAALGGRILGNGMAGDSLWVALATLITPGHPFCDRPLKEAAMDVDFVPLYLEAERKTTHGWNLLDVTLQAGDVLYLTMPATHLEQLWRTVPSEVGLRGRA, from the coding sequence ATGAAACCAAGAATTATCGTTTGTGGTCTGGGTCGAGCGGGGTACAAGATCTTTTGCCTGCTAAAGCAGCAGGGTGCGGCAGTGGTGGGGATCAACAGTCGCCCGCTGGCTCAGGCAGAGCAGGGCGGGGCAGACATCATCGTGGGCGACATGCGATCGGCGGCAATTCTGCTAGAAGCAGGTGTGCAAGAGGCCCATACGCTGGTGCTGGCCAGCAGCGACGACGCGCAAAATCTGGCCGTGCTGACGCAGGCGCGAGTGCTAAATCCTCGCATTCGCATTATCAACCGCTTGTTTAATACCAGCCTGGGCGATCGCCTCGATCACACGCTGCCCGATCACGTTAGCATGAGCGTGGCGGCGCTGGCGGCTCCGGTGTTTGCCTTTGCCGCGATGGGCAGTCGGGCGATTGGGCAACTGCGCCTGTTTGATCAGGTCTGGCCGATGCGGGAAGAATTTATCGACGAAACCCATCCCTGGCTGGGGCGGCCGCTGAGCGAACTCTGGGAAGACCGCTCGCGGATGCTGATCTATTACCTGCCAGAAAATAGCCGCATGGATCTGGTGTCGGGGGTGGTGCATGGGCAACTGCTGCAATGGGGCGATCGCCTGATTGTGGCCACCAAGCCCGAAGCCCAGGTTAGCGGGCGATCGCTCAGCGAAACGCTGCTGGTTTGGGGCAACCACCTGCGCCAGTTTCAGCAGCATGTCCGCCCGACGGTAATGGCGATTCTGCTCCTGCTCGCGGCTATTCTGGGGGCCACCCTGCTCTACACCGAGCATGTCCGCGCAGATTTCATCGATGCCCTCTACTTTTCGGTGGGCATGATTACGGGGGCAGGCGGCAACGAAGGCGTGGCGGAAGGAGCGCAGCCCGAAATTAAGCTGTTCACCGTGTCGATGATGCTGATCGGTACGGGCGTGGTTGGCATCTGCTATGCCCTGCTGAATGACCTGGTGCTGGGGACGCGGCTGCGGCAGCTCTGGCAGTCTGCCCCCATTCCCCGCCGCAATCACTACATCGTCTGCGGGCTGGGCGGCGTGGGTATTCAGACTGTGCGCCAGCTCCACGCCAGCGGTGGCCGCGTGGTGGTAATCGAGAAAGATCCGGGCAATCGCTTTTTGAGCGCCGTGCGATCGCTGCGCGTGCCCGTGATTCTTGGCGATGCCAGTCTGGCCTGCACGCTCCAGGATGCCCATATCGCCTCAGCGCGGGCCCTGATTGCTGTCACTAGCGATGACGTAGCCAATCTGGAAATTGCCCTGACGGCCAAAGGGATTGCGCCGCGCATTTCCGTCATCGTTCGCAATCAAGACCCCCAGTTCGCGCCGTTGGCAGAGCAGGTGTTTGATTTTGAAGCCGTGCTGAGTCCGGCGGATCTGGCGGCTCCCTCTTTTGCCGCCGCCGCGCTGGGCGGACGCATTCTGGGCAACGGTATGGCCGGCGATAGCCTGTGGGTGGCCCTGGCGACGCTGATCACGCCGGGTCATCCCTTCTGCGATCGCCCCCTCAAGGAAGCCGCGATGGATGTCGATTTTGTGCCGCTGTACCTGGAGGCCGAACGCAAAACCACCCACGGCTGGAACCTGCTGGATGTCACGCTGCAAGCCGGGGACGTGCTTTACCTGACCATGCCTGCTACCCATCTGGAACAACTCTGGCGCACAGTGCCCTCGGAGGTAGGGCTGAGGGGAAGAGCGTAG